One part of the Arabidopsis thaliana chromosome 4, partial sequence genome encodes these proteins:
- a CDS encoding Disease resistance protein (TIR-NBS-LRR class) family, with translation MTNSSQSRKPQVFISFRGKAQRKTLVSFIKSKLEEISEINVFMDEYEIRGRPITTLFERIRESSIALVIFSDKYPESRWCLDELVEIKKQMETGSIVPFPIFYKVKAESVKNQTGHFRNVLLKTEEDVRKKVDRSNIRSILETEDMIWGWRQALVSVGGRMGFSYNHKCDNDFVNDIVVQIKKMLADLSPSPRNGLKIIERPQMHPQEEVTSLLQALNLKKSDLEDLIHINGVVSHGTDRLVFLDLISLQNPILADRLIELVQAGRNLLVLLGSLEYYNKGFTFKRIFLPKKSQQLPGYTVVAESNDNLRNHEVSYSDTVLTCFSFLCNILKRSEMKIDPLSQRVFIGLGEKHLGKFLVSSLKEELESNQILVYVEDETKSRIKESGVAVVFFSKKYPNSEKCLDELVEIKKLMDAGKIDPLPVFYSLKDEPVKNLKGYFLNRLLKIENEVRKNIKTRDDKSILDTEAKIWGWRDALSSIASRPGLSYELSTDDVFVSDIVTKVNELFASRERKKTEAATTVVKTLDADDLFYSRTSFLQAIDRDITDFESFTDIPNGLVLLRLKGHTNLVFLKLSSHENLVRFQRSDSFKFLTEV, from the exons ATGACGAACTCTTCTCAGTCGCGGAAGCCTCAAGTGTTCATCAGTTTCAGGGGTAAAGCTCAAAGGAAAACCTTAGTGAGCTTTATAAAGTCAAAGTTAGAGGAGATCAGCGAAATCAATGTTTTCATGGACGAGTACGAGATTAGAGGGAGGCCAATCACAACACTCTTCGAACGAATCAGAGAGTCAAGTATCGCACTAGTCATCTTCTCAGACAAGTACCCTGAGTCACGCTGGTGCTTAGACGAGCTAGTTGAGATCAAGAAGCAAATGGAGACAGGATCTATTGTTCCCTTTCCAATATTCTACAAAGTGAAAGCTGAGTCCGTCAAGAATCAGACTGGTCACTTCCGTAATGTTCTCCTCAAAACTGAGGAAGACGTTCGCAAAAAGGTTGATAGGAGCAACATCAGGTCAATACTTGAAACAGAGGATATGATTTGGGGATGGAGACAAGCTTTAGTCTCTGTTGGTGGAAGAATGGggttttcttataatcatAAATGTGATAACGATTTCGTTAACGATATTGTGGTCCAGATCAAGAAAATGTTAGCCGATTTATCTCCATCTCCAAGAAATGGTCTTAAAATCATAGAGAGGCCTCAGATGCATCCTCAGGAAGAAGTAACGTCATTGTTACAAGCTCTAAACCTTAAGAAATCTGATCTTGAAGATCTTATTCATATCAATGGCGTCGTTTCCCATGGCACTGATCGTCTGGTGTTTCTTGACCTGATCTCTCTTCAGAATCCTATCCTCGCTGATCGATTAATCGAGCTAGTTCAAGCTGGAAGGAATCTCTTGGTGTTGTTAGGTTCTCTAGAATACTACAATAAA GGTTTCACTTTCAAGCGTATCTTTCTTCCCAAGAAATCTCAACAATTGCCTGGTTACACAGTTGTGGCAGAGAGTAATGACAATCTTCGTAACCATGAAGTTAGCTACTCTGATACTGTTTTGACctgtttttcattcttatgTAACATACTGAAACGTAGTGAAATGAAAATCGACCCTCTATCTCAAAGAGTATTCATCGGTCTTGGAGAAAAGCATCTCGGAAAATTCCTAGTGAGCTCTCTAAAAGAAGAATTGGAATCGAACCAAATATTAGTGTATGTAGAGGATGAGACGAAGAGCAGGATCAAAGAGTCAGGGGTTGCAGTAGTGTTCTTCTCAAAGAAGTACCCTAATTCTGAAAAGTGTCTTGATGAGCTCGTTGAGATCAAGAAACTTATGGACGCAGGGAAAATCGATCCCTTGCCTGTTTTTTACAGCTTAAAGGATGAACCAGTTAAGAATCTCAAGGGATATTTCCTTAATAGGCTTCTCAAGATAGAGAATGAAGTGCGTAAGAACATCAAGACGAGAGATGATAAGTCTATACTTGATACTGAAGCTAAAATCTGGGGATGGAGAGATGCTCTCTCGTCCATTGCCTCAAGACCGGGTCTGAGCTATGAGCTTAG CACTGATGACGTGTTCGTTAGTGATATTGTGACCAAGGTCAATGAACTATTTGCCTCaagggagagaaagaagacagAAGCAGCAACAACAGTTGTCAAAACTCTCGATGCTGATGACTTATTCTATTCCCGAACTTCGTTCTTACAAGCTATAGACCGTGACATTACAGATTTTGAAAGCTTCACTGATATCCCAAATGGTCTTGTACTTCTGAGGCTTAAAGGACACACTAATCTAGTGTTCCTCAAACTGAGTTCTCATGAAAATCTGGTCAGATTTCAACGTTCTGACTCATTCAAATTCCTCACAGAGGTTTAA
- a CDS encoding Disease resistance protein (TIR-NBS-LRR class) family — protein MTNSSQSRKPQVFISFRGKAQRKTLVSFIKSKLEEISEINVFMDEYEIRGRPITTLFERIRESSIALVIFSDKYPESRWCLDELVEIKKQMETGSIVPFPIFYKVKAESVKNQTGHFRNVLLKTEEDVRKKVDRSNIRSILETEDMIWGWRQALVSVGGRMGFSYNHKCDNDFVNDIVVQIKKMLADLSPSPRNGLKIIERPQMHPQEEVTSLLQALNLKKSDLEDLIHINGVVSHGTDRLVFLDLISLQNPILADRLIELVQAGRNLLVLLGSLEYYNKGFTFKRIFLPKKSQQLPGYTVVAESNDNLRNHEVSYSDTVLTCFSFLCNILKRSEMKIDPLSQRVFIGLGEKHLGKFLVSSLKEELESNQILVYVEDETKSRIKESGVAVVFFSKKYPNSEKCLDELVEIKKLMDAGKIDPLPVFYSLKDEPVKNLKGYFLNRLLKIENEVRKNIKTRDDKSILDTEAKIWGWRDALSSIASRPGLSYELSTDDVFVSDIVTKVNELFASRERKKTEAATTVVKTLDADDLFYSRTSFLQAIDRDITDFESFTDIPNGLVLLRLKGHTNLVFLKLSSHENLVRFQRSDSFKFLTEGFALNPSGVIRFSEPSLALELESNQSQQ, from the exons ATGACGAACTCTTCTCAGTCGCGGAAGCCTCAAGTGTTCATCAGTTTCAGGGGTAAAGCTCAAAGGAAAACCTTAGTGAGCTTTATAAAGTCAAAGTTAGAGGAGATCAGCGAAATCAATGTTTTCATGGACGAGTACGAGATTAGAGGGAGGCCAATCACAACACTCTTCGAACGAATCAGAGAGTCAAGTATCGCACTAGTCATCTTCTCAGACAAGTACCCTGAGTCACGCTGGTGCTTAGACGAGCTAGTTGAGATCAAGAAGCAAATGGAGACAGGATCTATTGTTCCCTTTCCAATATTCTACAAAGTGAAAGCTGAGTCCGTCAAGAATCAGACTGGTCACTTCCGTAATGTTCTCCTCAAAACTGAGGAAGACGTTCGCAAAAAGGTTGATAGGAGCAACATCAGGTCAATACTTGAAACAGAGGATATGATTTGGGGATGGAGACAAGCTTTAGTCTCTGTTGGTGGAAGAATGGggttttcttataatcatAAATGTGATAACGATTTCGTTAACGATATTGTGGTCCAGATCAAGAAAATGTTAGCCGATTTATCTCCATCTCCAAGAAATGGTCTTAAAATCATAGAGAGGCCTCAGATGCATCCTCAGGAAGAAGTAACGTCATTGTTACAAGCTCTAAACCTTAAGAAATCTGATCTTGAAGATCTTATTCATATCAATGGCGTCGTTTCCCATGGCACTGATCGTCTGGTGTTTCTTGACCTGATCTCTCTTCAGAATCCTATCCTCGCTGATCGATTAATCGAGCTAGTTCAAGCTGGAAGGAATCTCTTGGTGTTGTTAGGTTCTCTAGAATACTACAATAAA GGTTTCACTTTCAAGCGTATCTTTCTTCCCAAGAAATCTCAACAATTGCCTGGTTACACAGTTGTGGCAGAGAGTAATGACAATCTTCGTAACCATGAAGTTAGCTACTCTGATACTGTTTTGACctgtttttcattcttatgTAACATACTGAAACGTAGTGAAATGAAAATCGACCCTCTATCTCAAAGAGTATTCATCGGTCTTGGAGAAAAGCATCTCGGAAAATTCCTAGTGAGCTCTCTAAAAGAAGAATTGGAATCGAACCAAATATTAGTGTATGTAGAGGATGAGACGAAGAGCAGGATCAAAGAGTCAGGGGTTGCAGTAGTGTTCTTCTCAAAGAAGTACCCTAATTCTGAAAAGTGTCTTGATGAGCTCGTTGAGATCAAGAAACTTATGGACGCAGGGAAAATCGATCCCTTGCCTGTTTTTTACAGCTTAAAGGATGAACCAGTTAAGAATCTCAAGGGATATTTCCTTAATAGGCTTCTCAAGATAGAGAATGAAGTGCGTAAGAACATCAAGACGAGAGATGATAAGTCTATACTTGATACTGAAGCTAAAATCTGGGGATGGAGAGATGCTCTCTCGTCCATTGCCTCAAGACCGGGTCTGAGCTATGAGCTTAG CACTGATGACGTGTTCGTTAGTGATATTGTGACCAAGGTCAATGAACTATTTGCCTCaagggagagaaagaagacagAAGCAGCAACAACAGTTGTCAAAACTCTCGATGCTGATGACTTATTCTATTCCCGAACTTCGTTCTTACAAGCTATAGACCGTGACATTACAGATTTTGAAAGCTTCACTGATATCCCAAATGGTCTTGTACTTCTGAGGCTTAAAGGACACACTAATCTAGTGTTCCTCAAACTGAGTTCTCATGAAAATCTGGTCAGATTTCAACGTTCTGACTCATTCAAATTCCTCACAGAG GGTTTTGCTTTGAATCCTTCTGGTGTCATCAGATTTAGCGAGCCTTCCCTGGCATTGGAATTAGAGTCCAATCAATCTCAACAATAG